The Triticum aestivum cultivar Chinese Spring chromosome 7B, IWGSC CS RefSeq v2.1, whole genome shotgun sequence genome window below encodes:
- the LOC123159339 gene encoding spore wall protein 2: MLHHSNSRQQRNRGSKIKTLLKVTLLLGVAVWLVYQVKHSYDKKNEYYNATEDQLSHDDRSMFQGRKERLGTYGDGNVEKATETTDVIGKQEEEKSGESVFDKDNTDSHDDDSGNTGRSEAEEGQVSRADDNAEAHRNETSESNSSDAETKTDVHSTGDDVPHEEEAQSDGSANAGQIDASGNGSDGEQAEKKGAVESQADSGSLSEDTKAGTGDEHSAETLPDETGNIPAVHNANPQGDAASSTSDAYGHSNSETVHIEVGSEHEGATTSSVTTSGDAEKGNSVETNPSDSISVEEKAGGDGEKGSETSTANEASGAKEANPEEGNAAAEVRAEQAANTQTENSDRASAAAAAEGANGGSLEETKAVENQIDGATKASSNGDQDDIKIETNTSTSDVHNEHQSADASSGSSGSNDTGPEQTGKTETQ, translated from the coding sequence ATGCTTCATCATTCAAATAGCCGCCAGCAGAGGAACAGAGGATCAAAAATCAAAACGTTACTCAAGGTCACGTTACTCTTAGGTGTGGCTGTTTGGCTTGTGTATCAGGTGAAGCATTCTTATGATAAGAAAAATGAGTACTACAATGCTACCGAGGACCAGCTTTCCCATGATGATAGAAGCATGTTCCAGGGCAGGAAAGAAAGGCTAGGTACTTATGGTGATGGCAATGTGGAAAAGGCGACAGAGACAACCGATGTAATAGGCAAACAAGAGGAAGAGAAGAGTGGAGAAAGTGTCTTTGACAAAGACAATACTGACTCCCATGATGATGATTCTGGAAACACAGGGAGGTCAGAAGCTGAAGAAGGGCAAGTCAGTCGCGCAGATGATAATGCAGAAGCACATCGTAATGAAACATCTGAATCCAACTCATCTGATGCTGAGACTAAAACTGATGTCCATTCAACTGGAGATGATGTACCCCATGAAGAAGAGGCGCAAAGTGATGGATCCGCTAATGCAGGTCAGATCGATGCAAGCGGCAATGGCTCAGATGGAGAGCAAGCTGAGAAAAAGGGCGCAGTGGAGTCTCAAGCTGACTCTGGGTCCCTTTCTGAAGATACCAAGGCTGGAACAGGTGACGAGCATTCCGCTGAGACTCTTCCAGATGAAACAGGCAACATACCAGCGGTTCATAATGCAAATCCTCAAGGCGATGCAGCTTCCAGTACATCCGATGCTTATGGGCATAGCAACAGTGAGACTGTTCATATAGAGGTTGGGTCTGAACATGAAGGGGCAACAACATCATCTGTGACCACATCTGGTGATGCTGAGAAGGGTAATTCTGTGGAGACTAATCCATCTGATAGCATCTCAGTAGAAGAAAAGGCTGGTGGTGATGGCGAGAAGGGTTCAGAAACGAGTACAGCTAACGAGGCGTCAGGTGCCAAAGAAGCAAACCCTGAGGAAGGAAATGCTGCAGCAGAAGTTCGCGCTGAACAGGCTGCAAATACGCAGACAGAGAACTCCGATAgagcctctgctgctgctgctgctgaaggaGCAAATGGTGGTTCTCTAGAAGAGACAAAGGCTGTGGAGAACCAGATTGATGGAGCTACAAAAGCGTCAAGCAATGGTGATCAGGACGATATCAAGATTGAAACCAACACATCAACCAGTGACGTGCACAATGAACATCAGAGTGCTGATGCCAGTTCTGGGTCGAGCGGCTCAAATGACACTGGCCCTGAACAAACTGGAAAAACTGAAACCCAGTGA